A genome region from Erigeron canadensis isolate Cc75 chromosome 3, C_canadensis_v1, whole genome shotgun sequence includes the following:
- the LOC122591687 gene encoding putative UPF0481 protein At3g02645, whose product MDPSLISNSVPNQWVVETTKILDHQIDINREIPSVSVFHLPESITTTKPEAYEPQQIGLGPIHHFRSGPYRNMQQHKLVVARKDLQEITKEEDGKIIVINKAQELLPIVRELVPIVRSCYNIFLKDDDESLAMIFAIDGLFLLNLFQTYNIGMGEKEAYLLLLKEKAREFKRQLIEDDPESLTYLPDLLREEEFVVTSKNQIEFERYLHLSHQQFQQPKFGTRRRTLVQDIMMASNQIPFIVLKEIKEGLHPSSGSFSPSEFRIFCKIHSPLKLCSKSQAPKDDVNHVLQYLYDSIVNNYTPIEDTADLHKEESQKPDSSYAGPHTRMGLGDLINPINFISKVPTEEIVQLYEKSVSVLESFSQSETLLVPTASKLHDKAGFMFHALLKHQGIQNIYNKGNDIYLPCISLNNDSEVILRNLVAYETLTANTDKFLLNEYMGLMCALIVNVDDVQLLKDQKVIDGEMGNDEVAKLFIEMSTCIQPITTKEKSNLLQKMIDEVNTVYNNRLEMKMYLLLRKLAGWLLVGLKSIGKFVEHSWKIVAFMIGIVAVFVLTYKAYCDVYECH is encoded by the coding sequence ATGGATCCATCATTGATTTCAAACTCTGTACCGAACCAATGGGTTGTTGAAACTACTAAAATCTTGGATCATCAGATCGATATCAATCGTGAAATTCCTTCTGTTTCAGTATTTCATTTACCTGAATccataacaacaacaaaacctGAAGcctatgaaccacaacagataGGGCTGGGTCCAATTCATCATTTTCGGTCAGGGCCTTACAGAAATATGCAGCAGCATAAACTTGTTGTCGCGAGAAAAGACTTGCAGGAAATCACAAAGGAGGAAGATGGTAAAATCATTGTCATTAATAAAGCTCAAGAACTTCTCCCAATCGTTCGAGAACTTGTCCCAATTGTTCGATCATGCTATAACATCTTtctaaaagatgatgatgagtcTTTGGCCATGATTTTTGCCATTGATGGTCTCTTCTTGCTTAATCTATTCCAAACTTATAATATTGGAATGGGCGAAAAAGAAGCATATCTTTTGTTGTTAAAGGAGAAAGCACGTGAATTTAAGCGTCAGCTCATTGAGGATGACCCGGAGTCTTTAACGTATCTTCCTGATCTTCTACGTGAAGAAGAATTTGTTGTGACTTCAAAGAATCAAATAGAGTTTGAAAGATACTTACATCTTTCACATCAGCAATTCCAACAACCCAAATTTGGTACaagaagaagaacccttgtacAAGATATAATGATGGCGTCAAATCAAATTCCTTTCATAGTATTGAAGGAAATCAAAGAGGGATTGCATCCCTCATCAGGTAGCTTTTCACCTTCCGAATTTCGTATTTTTTGTAAAATACATTCACCACTTAAGTTGTGCTCAAAGTCACAAGCCCCAAAAGATGATGTAAACCATGTGCTCCAATATCTCTATGATTCAATAGTAAACAACTACACTCCCATTGAAGATACTGCGGACCTTCAcaaagaggaatctcaaaaaCCAGATTCCTCTTATGCAGGTCCGCACACCAGGATGGGTTTGGGTGATCTTATCAACCCAattaatttcatttcaaaagTTCCAACAGAAGAAATTGTTCAATTATATGAAAAATCTGTGTCGGTTTTAGAATCTTTCAGCCAAAGTGAAACTCTACTCGTTCCTACGGCTTCAAAACTTCATGATAAAGCCGGATTCATGTTTCATGCCTTACTAAAACATCAAGGcattcaaaatatatacaacaaagGTAACGATATCTACCTGCCTTGTATTTCCTTAAACAATGACTCCGAAGTCATATTAAGAAATTTGGTTGCTTACGAAACACTAACAGCCAACACCGATAAGTTTCTACTTAACGAATACATGGGCTTGATGTGTGCCCTTATCGTGAATGTGGACGACGTCCAGTTGCTCAAAGATCAGAAGGTTATCGATGGTGAAATGGGTAACGACGAAGTTGCCAAACTCTTTATTGAAATGAGTACTTGTATTCAACCCATTACGACGAAAGAAAAATCCAACTTACTGCAAAAAATGATTGATGAAGTTAATACAGTGTATAATAATAGGTTGGAGATGAAGATGTATTTACTATTGAGGAAGTTAGCAGGTTGGTTACTAGTAGGTTTGAAGTCTATTGGAAAGTTTGTTGAACATTCTTGGAAAATTGTAGCCTTCATGATTGGCATTGTGGCAGTGTTCGTCTTAACATACAAAGCGTATTGTGATGTTTATGAATGCCATTAA